The Mucilaginibacter sp. PAMB04168 genome contains the following window.
ACTTGTACACCGGCCACGACGTTGCGCCCGAAAAGCAGGCCCGCTATGTGATGCACGACTGGCTATGCTTTTCATCAACCGATATGGTTAACTGGACCGAGCACGCCAGTCCGCTTAAAGCAAGCGATTTTGCCTGGGCTAAAGACGATGCGTGGGCTAGCCAGGTAATTGAGCGTAACGGTAAATTTTACTGGTATGTTGCTATTACACACAATACCATACATGGCAAAGCCATAGGTGTGGCTGTTTCTGACAGCCCTACGGGGCCTTTTAAGGATGCCCGGGGCTCGGCGCTTGTTACTAACGACATGACTACCGGCCAAACCAAAATTAGCTGGGATGATATTGATCCCACTGTTTTTATAGACGATGATGGACAAGCCTATCTCATTTGGGGTAACACAGCCTGCTATTACGCGAAACTCAAAAGCAACATGACGGAGCTTGATGGCCCTATACAAACGTTTACAGGCTTGCCGCATTTTACCGAGGCTCCCTGGATACATAAGCGCAATGGTTGGTATTACCTTTCATACGCGTATGAGTTTCCAGAAAAGATAGCCTATGCTATGAGCCGCAGTATTACCGGCCCCTGGCAGTACAAAGGCATTATTAATGAGATAGCCGGAAACTCCAACACCAACCACCAGGCCATTATTAACTTCAAAGGCAAAGATTATTTCATCTACCATAATGGTGCTCTAGCTGCTGATGCAGGCGGTTTTCACCGTTCGGTTTGTATCGATTACTTATACTACAATAAGGACGGGACTATAAAACGGGTGATTATGACGAGTGAAGGAGTTAAACCGGTGAAGTAGAATTCCAGTTCAAACCATATCGACTTATGAAAAAAACAGCTTTATTTTTTATACTGATATTCATAACCTCTACCCTTTTTGCTCAAGCAACATGGTACAACGTACGTACATATGGTGCAAGAGGCGATGGGCAAACACTGGATACGAAAGCTATTAACCAAGCCATTGATGCGGCCTCGGCAGCGGGTGGTGGCACAGTATATTTTCCGGCAGGTAATTACCTAAGCATTTCTATACACCTCGAAAGTAAGATCACTTTACGTTTGGAGCAAGGCTGCACGCTCATAGCGGCCGATACCGGTTATGATGAGCCGGAGCCGAACCCAGCAGGCGGCAATTACCAGGATTTTGGCCATAGCCACTGGCATAACAGCTTAATTTGGGGTGAGAATCTGGAGGATATTTCCATTATTGGGCCTGGCAAAATATACGGCAAAGGGTTAACCCGCAGCTCATTCCCTAAAGCAGGGCAGGGCAACAAGGCCATTGCACTGAAACTTTGCCGTAATGTGATGCTGAAAGATTTTACCTTATTGTACGGTGGCCACTTTGGTTTGCTGGCCACCGGTGTGGATCACCTTACTATTGATAACGTAATGATGGATACTAACCGTGACGGCAT
Protein-coding sequences here:
- a CDS encoding glycoside hydrolase family 43 protein, whose amino-acid sequence is MMSYFSLSIVKVALWLGLPAFLSNQASRQFVTPTDTLIKSNGNPIIKHKYTADPGAMVYKEKVYLYTGHDVAPEKQARYVMHDWLCFSSTDMVNWTEHASPLKASDFAWAKDDAWASQVIERNGKFYWYVAITHNTIHGKAIGVAVSDSPTGPFKDARGSALVTNDMTTGQTKISWDDIDPTVFIDDDGQAYLIWGNTACYYAKLKSNMTELDGPIQTFTGLPHFTEAPWIHKRNGWYYLSYAYEFPEKIAYAMSRSITGPWQYKGIINEIAGNSNTNHQAIINFKGKDYFIYHNGALAADAGGFHRSVCIDYLYYNKDGTIKRVIMTSEGVKPVK